Proteins found in one Cheilinus undulatus linkage group 9, ASM1832078v1, whole genome shotgun sequence genomic segment:
- the far1 gene encoding fatty acyl-CoA reductase 1 isoform X2: MVNIPEYYAGKNVLITGATGFMGKVLLEKLLRSCPEVKSVYVMVRPKAGQSPQARITEMINCKLFERVQDEQPDFAEKIIAVNSDLILLELGLSKEDQSILAEKINVVFHCAATIRFNEALKDAMQLNVLATQKMLALAHKMKHLEVFIHVSTAYANCDRELIEEMVYPPPIDYRKLIDSLDWMDDELVSALTPKLIGERPNTYTYTKALAEYMVQQEAGDLNVAIVRPSIVGASWKEPFPGWIDNFNGPSGIFIAAGKGILRTMRASNDAVADLVPVDVVINATLAAAWYSGSQRHSRPRNLLVYNCTTGGINPFHWGEVEYHVISTFKRNPLEQAFRRPNVNLTSNHLINQYWIAVSHKAPAFLYDLYLRLIGREPRMMKTITRLHKAMMVLEYFTSHSWVWNNDNISMLMAQLSPEDKKIFNFDVRQLHWAEYMENYCMGTKKYVLNEELSGLPAARKHLNKLRNIRYTFNTILVVLIWRVFIARSQMARNIWYFVVSLCFKFLSYFRASSTMR; this comes from the exons ATGGTGAACATCCCAGAATACTATGCAGGGAAAAATGTGCTGATCACTGGAGCAACTGGCTTTATGGGCAAG GTGCTGCTGGAGAAGCTGCTGAGATCCTGCCCAGAAGTCAAATCTGTGTATGTGATGGTCAGGCCAAAAGCTGGTCAGAGCCCTCAGGCCCGCATTACTGAAATGATCAACTGTAAG TTGTTTGAGAGAGTGCAAGATGAGCAGCCAGACTTTGCAGAGAAGATCATAGCAGTGAACAGTGACTTGATTCTTCTGGAGCTGGGTCTGAGTAAAGAGGATCAGAGCATCCTGGCTGAAAAGATTAATGTTGTTTTCCACTGTGCTGCCACCATCCGCTTTAATGAGGCGCTGAA AGATGCAATGCAGCTAAATGTCCTGGCAACACAAAAGATGCTGGCACTGGCCCACAAGATGAAGCACCTGGAGGTGTTCATCCATGTCTCTACAGCCTATGCCAACTGTGACCGAGAGCTTATCGAGGAGATGGTCTACCCTCCCCCAATAGACTACCGCAAGCTCATCGACTCTCTGGA ctggatggatgatgaattgGTGTCTGCTCTGACCCCAAAGCTGATCGGGGAGCGCCCCAACACCTACACTTACACCAAAGCCTTGGCTGAGTATATGGTGCAGCAGGAGGCAGGAGACCTCAACGTAGCCATTGTCAGACCTTCCATAGTGGGAGCCAGCTGGAAGGAGCCCTTCCCA gGCTGGATTGATAACTTCAATGGACCAAGTGGAATATTCATTGCT GCTGGTAAGGGGATCCTTCGAACAATGAGGGCATCAAATGATGCTGTGGCTGACCTGGTGCCAGTGGATGTGGTCATCAATGCCACTCTGGCAGCAGCTTGGTATTCTGGATCACAGAGACACAGCAG GCCTAGAAACCTCCTGGTTTACAACTGCACAACTGGAGGGATCAACCCATTTCACTGGGGTGAAGTTG AGTACCATGTAATATCCACATTCAAGAGGAACCCCCTTGAGCAGGCCTTCCGTCGGCCCAATGTAAATCTCACATCCAATCACCTAATCAATCAGTACTGGATCGCTGTGAGCCACAAGGCTCCAGCCTTCCTTTATGATCTCTACCTCAGGCTGATTGGACGAGAGCCCAG GATGATGAAGACAATCACCCGCCTCCACAAAGCCATGATGGTCTTGGAGTATTTCACCAGTCACTCCTGGGTGTGGAACAATGACAACATATCCATGCTTATGGCCCAGTTGAGCCCTGAGGATAAGAAG atttttaattttgatgttcGCCAGCTGCATTGGGCAGAGTACATGGAAAACTACTGCATGGGCACCAAAAAATATGTCCTCAATGAAGAGCTGTCAGGCCTGCCCGCTGCACGCAAACACCTTAACAA GCTGAGGAATATTCGCTACACCTTCAACACCATCCTGGTGGTGCTCATTTGGCGTGTCTTCATTGCCCGATCACAGATGGCCAGAAACATCTGGTACTTTGTGGTGAGCCTCTGCTTCAAATTCCTCTCCTACTTCAGAGCTTCCTCCACCATGAGATAA
- the far1 gene encoding fatty acyl-CoA reductase 1 isoform X1 — MVNIPEYYAGKNVLITGATGFMGKVLLEKLLRSCPEVKSVYVMVRPKAGQSPQARITEMINCKLFERVQDEQPDFAEKIIAVNSDLILLELGLSKEDQSILAEKINVVFHCAATIRFNEALKDAMQLNVLATQKMLALAHKMKHLEVFIHVSTAYANCDRELIEEMVYPPPIDYRKLIDSLDWMDDELVSALTPKLIGERPNTYTYTKALAEYMVQQEAGDLNVAIVRPSIVGASWKEPFPGWIDNFNGPSGIFIAAGKGILRTMRASNDAVADLVPVDVVINATLAAAWYSGSQRHSRPRNLLVYNCTTGGINPFHWGEVEYHVISTFKRNPLEQAFRRPNVNLTSNHLINQYWIAVSHKAPAFLYDLYLRLIGREPRRNLSHVNLPRMMKTITRLHKAMMVLEYFTSHSWVWNNDNISMLMAQLSPEDKKIFNFDVRQLHWAEYMENYCMGTKKYVLNEELSGLPAARKHLNKLRNIRYTFNTILVVLIWRVFIARSQMARNIWYFVVSLCFKFLSYFRASSTMR; from the exons ATGGTGAACATCCCAGAATACTATGCAGGGAAAAATGTGCTGATCACTGGAGCAACTGGCTTTATGGGCAAG GTGCTGCTGGAGAAGCTGCTGAGATCCTGCCCAGAAGTCAAATCTGTGTATGTGATGGTCAGGCCAAAAGCTGGTCAGAGCCCTCAGGCCCGCATTACTGAAATGATCAACTGTAAG TTGTTTGAGAGAGTGCAAGATGAGCAGCCAGACTTTGCAGAGAAGATCATAGCAGTGAACAGTGACTTGATTCTTCTGGAGCTGGGTCTGAGTAAAGAGGATCAGAGCATCCTGGCTGAAAAGATTAATGTTGTTTTCCACTGTGCTGCCACCATCCGCTTTAATGAGGCGCTGAA AGATGCAATGCAGCTAAATGTCCTGGCAACACAAAAGATGCTGGCACTGGCCCACAAGATGAAGCACCTGGAGGTGTTCATCCATGTCTCTACAGCCTATGCCAACTGTGACCGAGAGCTTATCGAGGAGATGGTCTACCCTCCCCCAATAGACTACCGCAAGCTCATCGACTCTCTGGA ctggatggatgatgaattgGTGTCTGCTCTGACCCCAAAGCTGATCGGGGAGCGCCCCAACACCTACACTTACACCAAAGCCTTGGCTGAGTATATGGTGCAGCAGGAGGCAGGAGACCTCAACGTAGCCATTGTCAGACCTTCCATAGTGGGAGCCAGCTGGAAGGAGCCCTTCCCA gGCTGGATTGATAACTTCAATGGACCAAGTGGAATATTCATTGCT GCTGGTAAGGGGATCCTTCGAACAATGAGGGCATCAAATGATGCTGTGGCTGACCTGGTGCCAGTGGATGTGGTCATCAATGCCACTCTGGCAGCAGCTTGGTATTCTGGATCACAGAGACACAGCAG GCCTAGAAACCTCCTGGTTTACAACTGCACAACTGGAGGGATCAACCCATTTCACTGGGGTGAAGTTG AGTACCATGTAATATCCACATTCAAGAGGAACCCCCTTGAGCAGGCCTTCCGTCGGCCCAATGTAAATCTCACATCCAATCACCTAATCAATCAGTACTGGATCGCTGTGAGCCACAAGGCTCCAGCCTTCCTTTATGATCTCTACCTCAGGCTGATTGGACGAGAGCCCAG AAGGAATCTGAGTCATGTCAATCTGCCTAG GATGATGAAGACAATCACCCGCCTCCACAAAGCCATGATGGTCTTGGAGTATTTCACCAGTCACTCCTGGGTGTGGAACAATGACAACATATCCATGCTTATGGCCCAGTTGAGCCCTGAGGATAAGAAG atttttaattttgatgttcGCCAGCTGCATTGGGCAGAGTACATGGAAAACTACTGCATGGGCACCAAAAAATATGTCCTCAATGAAGAGCTGTCAGGCCTGCCCGCTGCACGCAAACACCTTAACAA GCTGAGGAATATTCGCTACACCTTCAACACCATCCTGGTGGTGCTCATTTGGCGTGTCTTCATTGCCCGATCACAGATGGCCAGAAACATCTGGTACTTTGTGGTGAGCCTCTGCTTCAAATTCCTCTCCTACTTCAGAGCTTCCTCCACCATGAGATAA
- the far1 gene encoding fatty acyl-CoA reductase 1 isoform X3: protein MVNIPEYYAGKNVLITGATGFMGKVLLEKLLRSCPEVKSVYVMVRPKAGQSPQARITEMINCKLFERVQDEQPDFAEKIIAVNSDLILLELGLSKEDQSILAEKINVVFHCAATIRFNEALKDAMQLNVLATQKMLALAHKMKHLEVFIHVSTAYANCDRELIEEMVYPPPIDYRKLIDSLDWMDDELVSALTPKLIGERPNTYTYTKALAEYMVQQEAGDLNVAIVRPSIVGASWKEPFPGWIDNFNGPSGIFIAAGKGILRTMRASNDAVADLVPVDVVINATLAAAWYSGSQRHSRPRNLLVYNCTTGGINPFHWGEVENCINMTFKTNPLEQAFRRPNVNLRSNPFTNQYWTTVSHTLPALLYDAYLRLTGRKPWMMKTITRLHKAMMVLEYFTSHSWVWNNDNISMLMAQLSPEDKKIFNFDVRQLHWAEYMENYCMGTKKYVLNEELSGLPAARKHLNKLRNIRYTFNTILVVLIWRVFIARSQMARNIWYFVVSLCFKFLSYFRASSTMR, encoded by the exons ATGGTGAACATCCCAGAATACTATGCAGGGAAAAATGTGCTGATCACTGGAGCAACTGGCTTTATGGGCAAG GTGCTGCTGGAGAAGCTGCTGAGATCCTGCCCAGAAGTCAAATCTGTGTATGTGATGGTCAGGCCAAAAGCTGGTCAGAGCCCTCAGGCCCGCATTACTGAAATGATCAACTGTAAG TTGTTTGAGAGAGTGCAAGATGAGCAGCCAGACTTTGCAGAGAAGATCATAGCAGTGAACAGTGACTTGATTCTTCTGGAGCTGGGTCTGAGTAAAGAGGATCAGAGCATCCTGGCTGAAAAGATTAATGTTGTTTTCCACTGTGCTGCCACCATCCGCTTTAATGAGGCGCTGAA AGATGCAATGCAGCTAAATGTCCTGGCAACACAAAAGATGCTGGCACTGGCCCACAAGATGAAGCACCTGGAGGTGTTCATCCATGTCTCTACAGCCTATGCCAACTGTGACCGAGAGCTTATCGAGGAGATGGTCTACCCTCCCCCAATAGACTACCGCAAGCTCATCGACTCTCTGGA ctggatggatgatgaattgGTGTCTGCTCTGACCCCAAAGCTGATCGGGGAGCGCCCCAACACCTACACTTACACCAAAGCCTTGGCTGAGTATATGGTGCAGCAGGAGGCAGGAGACCTCAACGTAGCCATTGTCAGACCTTCCATAGTGGGAGCCAGCTGGAAGGAGCCCTTCCCA gGCTGGATTGATAACTTCAATGGACCAAGTGGAATATTCATTGCT GCTGGTAAGGGGATCCTTCGAACAATGAGGGCATCAAATGATGCTGTGGCTGACCTGGTGCCAGTGGATGTGGTCATCAATGCCACTCTGGCAGCAGCTTGGTATTCTGGATCACAGAGACACAGCAG GCCTAGAAACCTCCTGGTTTACAACTGCACAACTGGAGGGATCAACCCATTTCACTGGGGTGAAGTTG AGAACTGTATAAACATGACCTTCAAGACCAATCCCTTAGAGCAGGCTTTCAGAAGGCCTAATGTCAATCTACGCTCCAACCCCTTTACTAATCAGTACTGGACGACTGTCAGCCACACGCTCCCAGCCCTGCTCTATGATGCCTATCTCAGGCTGACAGGCCGCAAGCCCTG GATGATGAAGACAATCACCCGCCTCCACAAAGCCATGATGGTCTTGGAGTATTTCACCAGTCACTCCTGGGTGTGGAACAATGACAACATATCCATGCTTATGGCCCAGTTGAGCCCTGAGGATAAGAAG atttttaattttgatgttcGCCAGCTGCATTGGGCAGAGTACATGGAAAACTACTGCATGGGCACCAAAAAATATGTCCTCAATGAAGAGCTGTCAGGCCTGCCCGCTGCACGCAAACACCTTAACAA GCTGAGGAATATTCGCTACACCTTCAACACCATCCTGGTGGTGCTCATTTGGCGTGTCTTCATTGCCCGATCACAGATGGCCAGAAACATCTGGTACTTTGTGGTGAGCCTCTGCTTCAAATTCCTCTCCTACTTCAGAGCTTCCTCCACCATGAGATAA